The Nicotiana tabacum cultivar K326 chromosome 14, ASM71507v2, whole genome shotgun sequence genome contains a region encoding:
- the LOC107763438 gene encoding uncharacterized protein LOC107763438: protein MATIPFSLLFFILFLFSPFFISFAQKNPEIQALESFKLNIHDPIGALNNWDSKSPSAPCDWRGIVCLNDSVSELRLPRLQLSGPLTAEIANLRMLRKLSLRSNFFNGTIPASLSKCTLLDTVFLQYNSFSGEIPPEILKLKQLLTFNVAGNQMYGEIPGELPASIRYFDISSNLFSGSIPEEISEPSQLTLFNISYNQFSGGIPASFGLLQQLQYILLDYNKLEGTLPSAIANCSFLVHLSAEGNSISGIIPAAIAALPKINVINLSHNNLSGFLPPSMFCNGSVNPPSLRIIQLNHNAFTEILQPQLSTCVSFLQVLDLQQNQIHGNFPTFLTDNSTLRSLDLSGNLFSGKIPGSIGNLLRLEQLRMANNSFEGDIPVGITKCSGLMVLDLEGNRLIGEIPRFLGDFKSLKILSLGRNQFSGLIPSSFGNITSLESLNLEGNRLTGSLPEELMFLSNLSILDLSGNKFSGSIPDGIWNFQQLSVLNMSRNGLSGSIPSSIGTLYKLVALDLSGQNLSGELPSDIAGLPNLQVIALQENKLSGNVPEGFSSLMGLQYLNLSSNSFSGHIPSTFGFLTSLVVLSLSNNNISGSIPPDLGNSSALEALNLRSNSLSGQIPADLARLSRLSVLNLGRNNLTGEIPEIISNCSSLTSLVLDMNHLSGIIPASLSSLLSLNTLDLSGNNLNGEIPENLTMLPNLVNFNVSNNKLEGEIPMTLGSRFNDPLDYIGNQGLCGEPLDIKCERYRNDRKRLIMFIAVAASGGLLLASCCCFYIYALLRWRRKLKEKAAGEKKHSPARVSSRSSRSRGSGVNGGPKLVMFNNKITVAETIEATREFDEENVLSRTRHGVLFKACYNDGMLLSICRLPDGSLDENKFRKEAESLGRLKHRNLTVLRGYYAGPPDLRLLAYDYMPNGNLATLLQEASHQDGHVLNWPMRHLIALGIARALAFLHASSIVHGDVKPQNVLFDADFEAHLSDFGLDKLTVATSAEPSTSTSVGTIGYVAPETALTGEATRQSDVYSFGIVLLELLTGKRPLMFTQDEDIVKWVKRQLQRGQISELLEPGLLELDPESSEWEEFLLGIKVGLLCTAPDPLDRPTMTDVVFMLEGCRVGPNISSADPTDQISLA from the coding sequence ATGGCTACTATTCCATTTTCTCTACTTTTCTTCATTCTATTTCTCTttagcccatttttcatatccttTGCCCAAAAAAACCCAGAAATTCAAGCCCTTGAATCGTTCAAACTTAATATTCATGACCCAATTGGAGCACTCAACAACTGGGATTCTAAATCTCCTTCTGCTCCATGTGATTGGCGGGGAATCGTTTGTTTAAACGACAGCGTTAGTGAACTCCGTTTGCCACGTCTACAGTTGAGTGGTCCACTCACTGCGGAAATTGCTAACTTGCGCATGTTGCGTAAGCTTAGCCTCCGTTCCAATTTCTTCAATGGTACTATCCCTGCTTCACTTTCCAAATGCACATTACTTGATACTGTTTTCTTACAGTACAACTCGTTTTCCGGCGAGATTCCGCCGGAGATATTGAAGCTGAAACAACTTCTTACTTTTAATGTTGCCGGAAATCAGATGTATGGTGAAATCCCTGGCGAGCTGCCGGCGAGTATCCGGTACTTTGATATTTCTTCAAATTTGTTCTCCGGTAGCATACCGGAGGAAATATCGGAACCGTCTCAGCTTACTCTGTTCAATATTTCTTACAACCAATTTTCTGGAGGAATTCCGGCGAGTTTTGGTTTACTTCAGCAGCTTCAGTATATTTTACTTGATTATAATAAATTAGAAGGAACATTGCCTTCTGCAATTGCTAACTGTTCATTTTTAGTGCATTTGAGTGCTGAAGGCAATAGTATTAGTGGTATTATACCTGCGGCAATTGCTGCTCTTCCTAAGATTAATGTGATTAATTTATCGCATAATAACCTTTCTGGATTTTTACCACCTTCAATGTTCTGCAATGGTTCTGTAAATCCTCCGTCCCTTAGGATTATTCAATTGAATCACAATGCTTTTACGGAGATTTTGCAGCCACAGTTGTCAACTTGTGTTAGTTTTTTGCAAGTTTTGGATCTACAACAGAATCAGATACAtggaaattttccaactttcttGACAGACAATTCTACATTGAGGTCTCTGGACTTGTCAGGGAATTTGTTTTCGGGTAAAATCCCCGGTTCTATTGGTAATTTGTTGAGATTGGAGCAACTTAGAATGGCAAATAATTCGTTTGAGGGTGATATACCCGTTGGGATTACAAAATGTAGTGGTCTGATGGTTCTTGATCTTGAAGGGAACCGATTGATAGGGGAAATTCCGCGCTTTTTAGGTGATTTTAAAAGCTTGAAGATTTTGTCACTCGGAAGAAATCAGTTTTCGGGTTTGATTCCATCTAGTTTTGGCAATATCACTAGTCTTGAAAGTCTGAATTTGGAAGGGAATCGTCTGACGGGAAGCTTGCCTGAGGAGTTAATGTTTTTGAGCAATTTAAGTATATTAGACCTTAGTGGAAACAAGTTTTCTGGTAGTATTCCTGATGGTATTTGGAACTTTCAGCAGTTATCAGTTCTGAACATGAGTAGAAATGGATTGTCAGGGAGTATTCCGTCTAGCATTGGAACTCTGTATAAGCTAGTAGCTCTTGATTTGAGTGGACAGAATTTATCCGGGGAATTGCCATCAGATATTGCTGGTTTGCCTAATTTACAAGTGATTGCTTTGCAAGAAAACAAGTTGTCTGGGAATGTTCCTGAAGGTTTTAGTAGCTTAATGGGTCTGCAGTACTTGAATCTATCTTCCAATTCATTTTCGGGTCATATACCATCTACGTTTGGCTTCTTGACCTCGTTAGTTGTCCTTTCATTGTCTAACAATAACATATCTGGTTCAATTCCTCCCGACTTGGGTAATTCCTCTGCTTTGGAAGCTTTAAATCTGCGGTCAAATTCATTGAGTGGCCAAATTCCTGCTGATCTTGCACGTCTTTCCCGCTTGAGTGTGCTAAATTTGGGAAGAAATAACCTGACGGGTGAAATCCCAGAAATTATTTCAAATTGTTCATCCCTCACGTCGCTTGTGTTGGACATGAACCATCTTTCCGGGATCATACCAGCGTCACTGTCGAGCTTATTAAGCTTAAATACGCTTGACCTCTCTGGAAACAACTTGAATGGAGAAATCCCAGAAAATCTTACAATGCTCCCGAACTTGGTGAACTTCAATGTGTCAAACAATAAATTGGAAGGCGAGATACCAATGACGCTCGGCTCTCGTTTTAATGACCCATTGGATTACATTGGCAATCAGGGTTTGTGCGGGGAGCCATTGGACATAAAATGTGAGAGATATCGTAATGATAGGAAAAGACTGATTATGTTTATTGCAGTGGCTGCAAGTGGAGGTCTTCTCCTTGCATCATGCTGCTGCTTTTACATATACGCCCTGTTGAGGTGGCGCAGGAAGCTCAAAGAAAAGGCAGCTGGAGAGAAGAAGCATAGCCCTGCAAGGGTTAGTTCAAGGTCCAGTCGCAGTCGTGGCAGTGGCGTCAATGGTGGACCAAAACTTGTTATGTTCAATAACAAAATCACAGTCGCTGAAACAATTGAAGCAACAAGGGAATTTGATGAGGAAAACGTGCTAAGCAGAACACGCCACGGAGTGCTGTTCAAGGCCTGTTACAATGACGGAATGCTACTTTCAATCTGTAGACTACCAGATGGATCACTAGACGAGAACAAGTTCAGAAAAGAGGCCGAATCACTTGGCAGATTGAAGCACAGAAACCTAACTGTTCTCCGCGGGTACTATGCTGGCCCCCCAGACCTTAGACTACTTGCTTATGATTACATGCCAAATGGGAACCTTGCGACACTGCTTCAAGAAGCATCCCACCAAGATGGTCATGTCCTCAATTGGCCAATGCGACACCTCATTGCACTTGGCATTGCGCGTGCATTGGCTTTCCTCCACGCATCCTCTATTGTTCATGGAGATGTTAAACCACAAAATGTCCTATTCGATGCAGACTTTGAAGCCCATCTTTCAGATTTTGGACTAGACAAGCTTACAGTGGCCACATCAGCCGAGCCTTCTACTTCAACATCAGTTGGGACTATAGGATACGTAGCGCCAGAAACAGCATTAACAGGAGAAGCCACGAGACAGTCAGATGTTTATAGCTTTGGCATTGTATTACTGGAACTACTAACAGGAAAAAGGCCATTAATGTTCACTCAAGATGAGGACATTGTGAAATGGGTAAAGAGGCAATTACAGAGAGGGCAAATATCAGAACTGTTAGAGCCAGGATTGCTTGAGTTGGACCCAGAATCATCAGAATGGGAGGAGTTTTTGTTAGGAATAAAAGTAGGTTTGCTTTGCACAGCACCGGACCCCCTAGATCGACCCACCATGACCGACGTTGTGTTCATGCTTGAAGGTTGTCGCGTCGGCCCCAATATATCTTCTGCTGATCCCACCGATCAAATTTCGCTCGCCTGA